ACCGGCATCGAGGCCTTCCGCTGGTTCCCGGACGGCAAGCGCATCGCCTTCATCAGCTGGGTCTGGCCCGAGCTCAAGGGTGCCAAGGCCCAGGCCAAGGCCTTCAAGGCCTTCAAGGAGCGCAAGGAAAGCGGCTACGTCACCAGCGAGATGGCCTACCGCTTCTGGGACCACCACCTGCCCCAGGGCCGCGTGCCCCACCTGCATGTGATGGACCTCGCCAGCGGCAAGGTGAGCGACCTGTTCGAAGGCAGCGCCCACGAGCTCAGCCGCTTCGAGCCCGACGCCAGCACCTTCGACATCGCGCCCGACGGCCGACACATCGTCTTCGCCTTCGATCCGGGCCAGCCCAAGTCCATCGACGGGCGCAACGCCCTGGTGGAGCTGGACCTGCGCAAGTCCAAGTTCCGCGAATGCGTGCGGGACGACGGCTGGGACTGCAGCGCCCCGCGCTACAGCCCGGACGGCCAGCGCATCGCCTTCCGGGCCTCGCACCAGGGCCTCAAGCACACCATGCCCTGCCAGCTCGCGGTGCTGGACCGGCGCAGCGCCGCCTGGCAGGTGGTGAGCGCCGAGTGGGACCACGAGGTGCACGCCCCGTTGCAATGGACGCCCGATGGCCAGGCCGTGCTGTTCACCGCCGAGCAGAAGGGCCGCAGCCACCTCTGGCGCTTCGACGTGGCGGACCGCCAGGCCGAGGTGGTGGTGGCCGGCGGCACCGTCAGCGCCTTCGATCAGGCCGCCGGCACGCTGGTGAGCCTGTGCGACACGGCCGAGCACCCCGCCCGCCTGCACGCCCACCGGCCGGGTGAGGCCGACCGCCGCATCGAATCCTTCAACGACGCCCTGCTGGCCCCGCTGGACCTGGGCCGCACCGAGGAGGTGTGGTTCACCGGCGCGCTGGGCGAGCCGGTGCAGATGTGGCTGCACTACCCGCCGGACTTCGACCCGAAGAAGAAGCACCCGGTGCTGCACACCATCCACGGCGGCCCGCACACCGGCCCGGGCGATGGCTGGCATTACCGCTGGTGCTGGAAGCTGTTCGCCGCCCAGGGCCATGTGGTGGTCAACGTCAACTACCACGGCTCCTCGGGCTTCGGCCATGCCTTCCTGGACTCGATCACCCAGCGCTGGGGCGAGCTGGAGCTGCAGGACGTAGAAGCCGCCACCGACTGGCTGCTCAAGAAGCCCTGGGTGGACAAGAAGCGCGTGTTCGCCAGCGGCGGCAGCTACGGCGGCTACATGGTGGCCTGGATGAACGGCCATGTGGCCCCCGGGCGCTACGCGGCCTACGTCTGCCATGCCGGCTGCTACGACTGGACCGCCATGTTCGCCGACGATGCCTTCAGCTGGCACGCCAAGGAACTGGGCGCCTGGTACTGGGAGGACCCGGCCAAGGTGGCCTCGCAGAGCCCGCACGCCTTTGCCGGCGCCTTCGCCACGCCCACCCTGGTCATCCACGGCGCGCTGGACTACCGCGTGCCCGACCAGCAGGGCCTGGCCTACTACAACACACTCAAGCAGCGCGGCGTGGACGCCCGGCTGCTGTGGTTCCCGGACGAGAACCACTGGGTGCTCAAGCCGCGCAACAGCCGGCTCTGGTACGAGGAGTTCTTCGCCTGGCTGCAGCGCCATGACCCGGCCCAGCGCGCGGACAAGCCCGGCCGGAAGGCCCGCGGGCACAATGCGAAACGCGGCAGCTGAACGCTGCCCGGCCCACCCATGCTGACCGACTTCTTCTACACGCTGCGCGCCGCCAAGCTGCCCGTTTCCGTGCGGGAGTACCTGACGCTGCTCGAGGCCCTGCGCGCCGGCGTGATCGGCCCCTCGGTGGACCAGTTCTACCACCTGGCCCGCATGACGCTGGTGAAGGACGAGGCCCACTTCGACAAGTTCGACCAGGCCTTCGCCGCCTACTTCCAGGGCGTGAAGTTGCTGACCGACTTCGGCCAGGAGATCCCGCTGGACTGGCTCAAGAAGGTGCTGGAGAAGGAGCTCAGCCCTGAGGAGAAGGCTGCCATCGAGGCCCTGGGCTGGGACGAGCTGATGAAGACGCTGGCCAAGCGCCTGGAGGAGCAGAAGGAACGCCACGAGGGCGGCAGCAAGTGGATCGGCACCGGCGGCACCAGCCCCTTCGGCCACGGCGGCTACAACCCGCGCGGCATCCGCATCGGCGGGCCAGGCCGGCAGCGCAGCGCGGTCAAGGTCTGGGACAAGCGCGAGTTCGCCGACTACGACGACAGCCGCGAGATCGGCACCCGCAACATCAAGGTGGCGCTGCGCCGGCTGCGCCGCTTCGCCCGCGAGGGCTCGGACCTGGAACTGGCGCTGGACGACACCATCCGTGCCACCGCGGCCAATGCCGGGATGCTGGACATCCAGATGGTGCCCGAGCGCCACAACAAGGTGAAGGTGCTGCTGCTGATGGACGTGGGCGGCACCATGGACGACCACGTGGCCCAGGTGGAGGAGCTGTTCTCCGCCGCCAAGAGCGAGTTCAAGCACCTGGAGTTCTACTACTTCCACAACTGCGTCTACGACTTCCTCTGGAAGGAGAACCGGCGCCGCTACAACGAGAAGACCCCCACCTGGGAGGTGCTGCGCAAGTACAACAAGGACTGGCGGCTGATCTTCGTCGGCGACGCGACGATGAGTCCCTACGAGATCCTGCAGCGCGGCGGCAGCGTCGAATACAACAACGACGAGGCCGGCGCCGAGTGGCTGCAGCGCCTGACCCACGCCTTCCCCAAGTTCGTCTGGATCAACCCGGAGCCCACCGCGGTGTGGGAATACCGACAGAGCATCGCCATCGTGCAGCGCCTGATGCAGCAGCGCATGTTCCCGCTCACCCTGGCCGGCCTGGAAGGCGCCATGCGCATGCTCAGCAAGTGAGGAGCCGGCCCTGCTGACCCGCGTGTTTCCGCTGCGTCCCGGCCCCTGGCGCCGGGCCCTGTGGCTGGCCCTGGCGATGGGGCCGCTGGCCGCCTGGGCCCAGGCGGCTGAAGGCGTTCCGGCTGCCCCCACGGCATCGGCATCGGCGCCCGCCGTGGTGCCCGACACGGCGGCTTCCGCGCCATCCGCACCGGCCGATGCCGCCGCGGAGCCGGCCTCGGCGGCGGCCTCCGACGCCGCCCCGCCTCCCGCAGCCGCCCTGCCCCGCCTGAGCGTGGACGCGCCGGGTGACCTGCGGGCGCTGCTGGAGAACAACCTGGACCTGGCCCGCGCCCTGAAGCTGCCCGAGGCCGGCGGCCTGAGCGACGCCGAATGGTCCCGCCTGATCGCGGCGGCACCAGCCCAGGCCGAGGACCTGGCCCGCACCGCCGGCTACTTCAATGCCCAGGCCCGCATCACCCAGCTGGAAGGCGGCGGGGCCCAACCCCTGCGGGTCACCCTGAGCCTGGAGCCGGGTCCGACGGTGCGCATCGGCCGTGTCACCCTGCAGATCCAGGGCGAGCTCTACGACCTGGCCGAGGAGGGCCAGGCCGACGCCCAGGCCCTGCGCCAGCAGCTGGAACAGCAATGGGCCCTGCCGCCCGGCGCGCGCTTCAATGAAGACGCCTGGGGCAGCGCCAAGACGGCCGTCATCGCCGCCCTGCGCTCGGCCGGCTACGGCGCGGCCAGCTGGGCCGGTACCGCGGCCGAGGTGGACCCGCAGACCAACCAGGTGCGCATCTTCGCGGTGGCCGACAGCGGCCCGCTCTACCGCGCCGGAGAGGTGCAGATCAGCGGCCTGCAGCGCCACGACCCGGAGCGCATCCGCCGCCTGAGTGGCCTGGCCCCCGGCACGCCGCTGACCGAGGCCCGGCTGCAGGACTACCAGGAGCGGCTGCGCAAGACCGGCCTGTTCGACCAGGTCACCGTCAGCATGGACCCGGACCCAGAGCAGGCCGGCCATGCCACCGTGCTGGTCCAGGTGCGGGAATCCCAGCTGCAGACCGCCACCACCGCGCTGGGCATCAGCACCTCCACCGGCCCGCGCGCCAGCCTGGAGCATGTGCACCGCCAACTGTTCGGCTACCCGCTGACGGCCACCAACAAGTTCGTCTGGGGCAAGAGCGAGCAGTCCTGGAACGGCGAGCTCTCCACCTACCTCAACGAGCACCTGCAGCGGGACCTGGTGGGCGGCCAGGTGGACCGCCTGTTCACCGACGAGGACATGGTGATCTCGCAGCGCCTGCGGGTGGGCCGTTCCACCGAGCACCCCGTGGTCGAGCGCCTGGACTACCTGGAGCTCGACACCTCCAAGGAATGCACCCGCGACGGCGGGCAGTACATCAACTGCGACACCCTCAAGGCCGTTTCCGCCGACACCGACCGCACCTGGCGCAAGGTCGACAGCGTGCTGCTGCCCACCACCGGCTACACGCTCAGCGCCCAGTTCGGCTCCGGCCTGGCCGATGGCAGCGCCACGCGCCGCGGCGTCTTCGGCCGCGCCTATGGCCGGCTGACGATGTACTGGCCGGTGGGCGGCTGGTACACCCAGGGCCGGCTGGAGCTGGGCAAGGTCCTCACCCCCGCAGGCGTGCAGGTGCCCGACAGCCTGCGCTTCCGTGCCGGCGGCGACAACTCGGTGCGGGGCTACGCCTACCGCACGCTGGCCCCCACCACCTCGGACGGCGGCATCACCGGCGGACGCATGCTGTTCACGACCAGCGTCGAAGTGGCTCACCCGATTTCGGACAGCCTGCCCTCGGTCTGGGGCGCCCTGTTCGTCGACGCCGGACGCGCTGCCGACAAGATCAGCGAACTCAAGCCGGCCCTGGGCTACGGCCTGGGCGTGCGCTGGCGCAGCCCCGTCGGCCCCCTGGCGGTGGACTGGGCCTGGGGCCAGGAAGACCACCGCGGCCGCATCCACCTGAACGTGGGCATCGCCTTCTGAACCCGACCATGTCCGACGAGTCCTCCGACCAGCCCTCCGCGCCGACACCACCGGCCGCACCGCGACGCTGGCGCCGTGGCCTGGTGCTGGGCGCGGTCGCGGCCTCGGCCCTGGCCCTGTTCGGACTGGGCAGCCTGAGTACCTGGGTCTGGCGCAGCGAGGCCGGGCTGGACTGGGCGCTGGCCCGGGTGCCCGGGCTGACGGTGACCGGCGCCCAGGGCTCGCTGGCCAGCGGCCGCTTCCAGGCCCGGCAACTGCACCTGGCCCTGGCCAGCGGCACGCTGGACATCGAGAACCTGCGGCTGGAGGGGCTGCGCCCCCGGCCCGGCGCGCGGGCCGGCAGCTGGCTGCAGCTGAGCGCCGACCGCGTGGAAGCCCAGACGCTGCGCTGGCAATCCCGCCCTGGCCAGCCGCCCAGCCCGCCCCCCACCGACCTGGGGCTGCCGCTGGACCTGGACGTGTCCCGGCTGGCCGTGGCCCGCCTGGAGATCGACCAGCTGCCGCCGCTGCTGGACCTGCAAGCCCAACTGGCCCTGGGCGCCAACCGGGGCCAGCAGCACCGCCTGACCCTGCAGCACCTGGCCACCGACCGGCTGAGCCTGCAGGGCCAGGCCCGCATCGGCACGCACGGTGCCATGACCGTGGACGCCCACCTGCAGGCCCGCAGCCTGGCCGGCAGCGGCGCCTGGATGCCCTGGCAGGCCAGCCTGCAGCTGCTGGGCCCGCTCCGCGACCTGCAGGCCCAGGGGCAGCTGGACGGCCAGCCCAGCCACGCCCAGGGCCCCGCCCCCCATGCCGAGCTGAAGACGCAGCTCAAGCCTTTCGACGCCTGGCCGCTGGGGGCGCTCACGCTCACCACCCGGGCCCTGGACCTGGCCAGCCTGAGCAGCCAGGCGCCCCGCACCCGGCTGGATGCCGAGGTCGTCGTGCACAGCGCCGGGCTGGACCGCCCGGCCGAGGCCACGCTGGACCTTCGCAACCAGACCCCCGGCCGCTGGGACCAGGGCCTGCTGCCGCTGCGATCGGCCAGCCTGGCCCTGGCCGGCACCCCCCAGCCGTTGAAGGCCCTGACCCTGACGCGCCTGACGCTGGAATGGGCCAATGCCCAGGGACCGGCGGGACGCTGGACCGGTGAAGGCCGCTACCGCGTGACGGCGGGACAGCCCCTGGGCCAGGCCGACCTCACGCTGCAGTTCAGCCAGTGGCAGCCGGCCGCCCTGGATGCCCGCCTGCCCACCCTGCGGCTGAGCGGCCCGCTGACCGCCCATGCGGATGACCTGCCCGCGCCCGGCACGGGTGCCACCGGCCCGGCCAACGCCAATCCGCGGCTGACCCTGGCCACCCAACTCAAGGGGCCGCTGCAGACCGGGACGGGCAGCAGCCTGCCCGCCAGTCTGGTGCTGGACGGCCAGTTCGCCCGGGATGCCGTGACGCTGCGCACCCTGCAACTGGTGGCCGGCGATGCCCAGGCCCGCCTGGGGGGCGAGGCGCGCCGCCAGCCCTCGGCCCAGTGGCAATGGCAGCTCCAGGGTCACCTGCAGGACCTGGACCTGCGCACCTGGTGGCCAGGCGAGCCCGACAGCGAATGGCGGCGCGCCCCGCAGCGCCTGCAGATGGACCTGGACACCCAGGGCAGCCTGCCGGAGACGGTGTCGCCCGAGCCGATGGCGGTGTGGAACGCGCTGCGCGGACAGCTGCAACTCACGGTGCACCCCAGCGTGATGGCCGGGGTGCCGGTGCAAGGCCGGCTGGACATCGACAAGCGCGGCGAGCAGCAGCGGGCCCAGGCCGATCTGCAACTGGACGACGGCAGGCTGCAGGCCCAGTGGCAGGGGCGCCTGCAGAACCCGCAGGCCTCGGCCGCGCAGATCGAGCTGAAGCTGCCGCAGCTGCAGGCCCTGGCCCCCTGGGTGCGGCTGGCCCCGGCCCTGGCGGCCTGGGCCCCGCAGGCCGGGCAGCTCGACGCCCAGGCCCGCTTGACCCCGCCCACCGCGGGGCAGGCCACCAGCGCGGCCTGGCAGGGCGAGGCCCGGCTGCAGGGCCTGCAGGCCGGTTCGCTGAAGCTGCAGACCCTGAACGTCCAGGGCCAGGGGCGGCTGGACGCCACCGCCCCCCTGCAGGCGGGCCTCCAGCTCGACGGCCTGCAGCAGGGCGAGCGGCGCATCACCCACCTGGAGAGCCGGCTGGGCGGCAGCTTGCGCGAACACCACCTGAGCCTGCGGGCCGACAGCAGCCTGCGCCCGCCGGCCTGGCTGGAGCGGCTGGCCGGCAACCGCGGCGGCGGCCGGGCCCAGCTGCGCGCAGAGCTGGACGGGCGCTGGCAGACCGACGGCGACGGCGGACGCTGGCAAGGCACGCTGCGCGAGGCCCTGCTGCGCAGCGCCGACGGCAGCGGCCAGCCCTGGCTGGCACTGCGCGGCGTGCAGGCCGATCTGCACAGCGACGCCCACGGGGATCTGGTGCAGGCCACGTTCACCCCCGGCACCCTTGAACTGGCCGGCGGCGCCGCGCTGCGCTGGACCCAGGCCGAGTGGCAGGCCGCCAGCGAGTCCCGCCCACCCCACCTGCTGTTCAAGGCCCGACTCGACCCCTTGACCGTCGCCCCTCTGCTGGCCAAGGCCCAGCCCGACATGATGTGGGCCGGTGACCTGAAGCTGGGTGCCAGCATCGACCTGGCCTGGGACCGGCAGCTCAGCCTGGACCTGGTGATGGAGCGCCAGAGCGGGGACCTCAGCATTGACGAGGACGGCCTGCTGTCCACCCCCGGCCGCCTGCCGCTGGACCTGAGTGACCTGCGCGTGGCCCTGGGCGCCCACGGTGGCACCTGGCAGTTCACCCAGGGCCTGGCCGGCCGCCACCTGGGCGTGCTGGGCGGCGTGCTGACCGCGCGCACCACCCCCGAGCGCCTCTGGCCCGACCCCCAAGCCCCGCTGCAGGGCAGCTTCAGCCTGCAGGTGGCCAGCCTCGGCGCCTGGGCCTCCTGGGTGCCCGCGGGCTGGCGCCTGGGGGGCAATCTGCAGGCCCAGGGCCTGGTCAACGGCCGCTGGGGCGCCCCCGAGGTGTCGGGCCAGGCCAGCGGCCAGGGCCTGAGCCTGCGCAATGCGCTGCAGGGGGTGGACCTCGGCGACGGTGCCCTGAAGCTGCGGCTGGAGGGCAGCCACGCCCACCTGGACACCCTGCGCCTGCGCGGGGGGGATGGCTGGATCGAGGCCACCGGCCAGGCCGACCTGGGCGAGCACCCGCAAGCCGAGCTGACCATCGCCGCGCAGCACTTTCGCGCCATCGGCCGGCTGGACCGCCGCATCGTCGCCAGCGGCCAGGCCAGCCTGAAGCTGGACAAGGAGCTGCTGGCCCTGGACGGCCAGGTCGGCATCGACGAGGGCCTGATCGACCTCAGCCGCGGCGACGGGCCCTCCCTGTCGGACGATGTGGTGATTGCCGGTGCCCAGACCACCCCGACCAGCGGTCAGGACACCAACGGCAACACGCCCAAGCGGACCACCCGGCTGAACCTGGCGCTGGACCTGGGCAAGCAGCTGCGCCTGAAGGGGCGCGGCATCGACACCTCGCTGCAGGGCACGCTGAAACTGTCCAACCCGCAGGGCCGGCTGGCCCTGAACGGCACGGTGCGTACCGTGCGCGGCACCTACAAGGCCTATGGCCAGAACCTGCGCATCGAGCGCGGCGAGATCATGTTCAGCGGCCCCCTGGACGACCCGCGGCTGGACATCTATGCCGCCCGCCCCAACCTGGACGTGAATGTCGGCGTGGCCATCACCGGCACGGCGCTCAACCCCCGGGTGCGGCTGGCCAGCGACACCGACATGAGCGACACCGAGCGCCTGAGCTGGCTGGTGATGGGCCGCGCACCCGACAACCTGGGCGAGGCGGACACCGCCCTGCTGCAGCGTGCCGCCCTGGCCCTGCTGGCCGGCGACGGCGAAAGCCCCACCGACAAGGTGCTGGGTGCCATCGGCCTGACCGACTTCGGCATGCGCCACGACACCAGCACCACCAGCTCGGGGGCCACGGTGCAGTCCACCATCTTCAACGTGGGCAAGCAGATCAGCAACCGCTGGTACGTGGGCTACGAGCGCAGCATCAACGCGGCCACCGGCAACTGGCAGCTGATCTACCGCGTGGCCCAGCGCTTCACCCTGCGGGCCCAGTCGGGCGAGGACAACGCCATCGACGCGATCTGGTCCTGGCGCTGGGACTGAAGCCCCTGCCGCCCATGTCACAATCATGGGCTGGCATGCCGCCGTAGTTCAATGGATAGAACGGGGACCTCCTAAGTCTCAGATGCAGGTTCGATTCCTGCCGGGGGCGCCACATTCACACGGCCGCCGTCCTCTGCGGCCTCCCCCTGCGGCCAGGTGCCGCGCGTGAGTCCTCGCTTTCCCGCCAGGCCTCTTGAAAGCGAGACCGAGCCCCCCAAATCCCTGCAACTTTCCGGCCAAATCCGGGTCTGACCACAGGTGGGCGGCTCTATACTGACCGCCTGCGTGCATAGAAAGCGGGACGTCACACATGGGTGCCAAGTTGAAGATGGTGGGTCTGCTCACGATGGGAGCATTGGCCGGCGCGCTGACCACCATCCAGTTCACGGCCGAGGCCCGGAACAGTTATGGCCCGCTGCCGCTGGAAGAAATGCAGCAGCTCGCGGCCGTGTTCGGCATGATCAAGACCGACTATGTCGAGCCGGTCGATGAGAAGAAGCTGATCACCGATGCCATCTCCGGCATGGTCGCGGGCCTGGATCCGCACTCCCAGTACTTCGACAAGAAGTCCTACAAGGAATTCCGCGAAGGCACCTCGGGTCGCTTCGTCGGCGTGGGCATCGAGATCGGCATGGAAGACGGCTTGGTCAAGATCGTCTCCCCGATCGAAGGCTCGCCCGCCTTCCGCGCCGGCCTGAAATCCGGCGACCTGATCACCAAGATCGACGACACCGCCGTCAAGGGCCTGACCCTGGACGAGGCCATCAAGCGCATGCGCGGCGAGCCCGGCACCAAGGTCTTGCTCACGATCTTCCGCAAGAACGAGAACCGCACCTTCCCGGTCACGATCACCCGCGAGGAGATCCACGTCCAGAGCGTCAAGGCCAAGATGGTCGCGCCGGGCTATGGCTGGATCCGCATCACGCAGTTCCAGGATCGCACGGTCGACGATTTCGCCCGCAAGCTGGAGGAACTGTTCAAGCAGGACCCGCAGATGAAGGGCCTGGTGCTGGACCTGCGCAACGACCCGGGCGGCCTGCTGGAAAGCGCTGTGGCCGTGGCCGCCGCCTTCCTGCCGTCCAACGCGGTGGTGGTGAGCACCAACGGCCAGATCCCCGAATCCAAGGCCACCTTCCGCGCCACACCGGACGACTACCTGCGCCGCGGCGGCAGCGACCCGCTCAAGAAGCTGCCCGCTGCCCTGAAATCGGTGCCGATGGTGGTGCTGGTCAACGAAGGCTCCGCCTCGGCCAGCGAGATCGTCGCCGGCGCTCTGCAGGACCAGAAGCGCGCCACGCTGATGGGGGCCCAGACCTTCGGCAAGGGCTCGGTGCAGACGGTGCGTCCGCTCTCGGCCGACACCGCGCTGAAGATCACCACCGCGCGCTACTACACCCCCAGCGGCCGCTCCATCCAGGCCAAGGGCATCGTGCCCGATGTCTGGCTGGACGAAACCGCCGAAGGCAA
This sequence is a window from Ideonella dechloratans. Protein-coding genes within it:
- a CDS encoding S9 family peptidase, coding for MAKTSRKHPATLTVDTLWQLARLGAPSLSPDGAQAVASVTTHDMAENKARSQLWLLSTLGGQPRALTQCGEKDGQPRFSPDGQWIGFVAQREQQGQKDATPQFYVIPPDGGEARRVGEVATGIEAFRWFPDGKRIAFISWVWPELKGAKAQAKAFKAFKERKESGYVTSEMAYRFWDHHLPQGRVPHLHVMDLASGKVSDLFEGSAHELSRFEPDASTFDIAPDGRHIVFAFDPGQPKSIDGRNALVELDLRKSKFRECVRDDGWDCSAPRYSPDGQRIAFRASHQGLKHTMPCQLAVLDRRSAAWQVVSAEWDHEVHAPLQWTPDGQAVLFTAEQKGRSHLWRFDVADRQAEVVVAGGTVSAFDQAAGTLVSLCDTAEHPARLHAHRPGEADRRIESFNDALLAPLDLGRTEEVWFTGALGEPVQMWLHYPPDFDPKKKHPVLHTIHGGPHTGPGDGWHYRWCWKLFAAQGHVVVNVNYHGSSGFGHAFLDSITQRWGELELQDVEAATDWLLKKPWVDKKRVFASGGSYGGYMVAWMNGHVAPGRYAAYVCHAGCYDWTAMFADDAFSWHAKELGAWYWEDPAKVASQSPHAFAGAFATPTLVIHGALDYRVPDQQGLAYYNTLKQRGVDARLLWFPDENHWVLKPRNSRLWYEEFFAWLQRHDPAQRADKPGRKARGHNAKRGS
- a CDS encoding vWA domain-containing protein — translated: MLTDFFYTLRAAKLPVSVREYLTLLEALRAGVIGPSVDQFYHLARMTLVKDEAHFDKFDQAFAAYFQGVKLLTDFGQEIPLDWLKKVLEKELSPEEKAAIEALGWDELMKTLAKRLEEQKERHEGGSKWIGTGGTSPFGHGGYNPRGIRIGGPGRQRSAVKVWDKREFADYDDSREIGTRNIKVALRRLRRFAREGSDLELALDDTIRATAANAGMLDIQMVPERHNKVKVLLLMDVGGTMDDHVAQVEELFSAAKSEFKHLEFYYFHNCVYDFLWKENRRRYNEKTPTWEVLRKYNKDWRLIFVGDATMSPYEILQRGGSVEYNNDEAGAEWLQRLTHAFPKFVWINPEPTAVWEYRQSIAIVQRLMQQRMFPLTLAGLEGAMRMLSK
- a CDS encoding autotransporter assembly complex protein TamA, whose protein sequence is MFPLRPGPWRRALWLALAMGPLAAWAQAAEGVPAAPTASASAPAVVPDTAASAPSAPADAAAEPASAAASDAAPPPAAALPRLSVDAPGDLRALLENNLDLARALKLPEAGGLSDAEWSRLIAAAPAQAEDLARTAGYFNAQARITQLEGGGAQPLRVTLSLEPGPTVRIGRVTLQIQGELYDLAEEGQADAQALRQQLEQQWALPPGARFNEDAWGSAKTAVIAALRSAGYGAASWAGTAAEVDPQTNQVRIFAVADSGPLYRAGEVQISGLQRHDPERIRRLSGLAPGTPLTEARLQDYQERLRKTGLFDQVTVSMDPDPEQAGHATVLVQVRESQLQTATTALGISTSTGPRASLEHVHRQLFGYPLTATNKFVWGKSEQSWNGELSTYLNEHLQRDLVGGQVDRLFTDEDMVISQRLRVGRSTEHPVVERLDYLELDTSKECTRDGGQYINCDTLKAVSADTDRTWRKVDSVLLPTTGYTLSAQFGSGLADGSATRRGVFGRAYGRLTMYWPVGGWYTQGRLELGKVLTPAGVQVPDSLRFRAGGDNSVRGYAYRTLAPTTSDGGITGGRMLFTTSVEVAHPISDSLPSVWGALFVDAGRAADKISELKPALGYGLGVRWRSPVGPLAVDWAWGQEDHRGRIHLNVGIAF
- a CDS encoding translocation/assembly module TamB domain-containing protein, producing the protein MSDESSDQPSAPTPPAAPRRWRRGLVLGAVAASALALFGLGSLSTWVWRSEAGLDWALARVPGLTVTGAQGSLASGRFQARQLHLALASGTLDIENLRLEGLRPRPGARAGSWLQLSADRVEAQTLRWQSRPGQPPSPPPTDLGLPLDLDVSRLAVARLEIDQLPPLLDLQAQLALGANRGQQHRLTLQHLATDRLSLQGQARIGTHGAMTVDAHLQARSLAGSGAWMPWQASLQLLGPLRDLQAQGQLDGQPSHAQGPAPHAELKTQLKPFDAWPLGALTLTTRALDLASLSSQAPRTRLDAEVVVHSAGLDRPAEATLDLRNQTPGRWDQGLLPLRSASLALAGTPQPLKALTLTRLTLEWANAQGPAGRWTGEGRYRVTAGQPLGQADLTLQFSQWQPAALDARLPTLRLSGPLTAHADDLPAPGTGATGPANANPRLTLATQLKGPLQTGTGSSLPASLVLDGQFARDAVTLRTLQLVAGDAQARLGGEARRQPSAQWQWQLQGHLQDLDLRTWWPGEPDSEWRRAPQRLQMDLDTQGSLPETVSPEPMAVWNALRGQLQLTVHPSVMAGVPVQGRLDIDKRGEQQRAQADLQLDDGRLQAQWQGRLQNPQASAAQIELKLPQLQALAPWVRLAPALAAWAPQAGQLDAQARLTPPTAGQATSAAWQGEARLQGLQAGSLKLQTLNVQGQGRLDATAPLQAGLQLDGLQQGERRITHLESRLGGSLREHHLSLRADSSLRPPAWLERLAGNRGGGRAQLRAELDGRWQTDGDGGRWQGTLREALLRSADGSGQPWLALRGVQADLHSDAHGDLVQATFTPGTLELAGGAALRWTQAEWQAASESRPPHLLFKARLDPLTVAPLLAKAQPDMMWAGDLKLGASIDLAWDRQLSLDLVMERQSGDLSIDEDGLLSTPGRLPLDLSDLRVALGAHGGTWQFTQGLAGRHLGVLGGVLTARTTPERLWPDPQAPLQGSFSLQVASLGAWASWVPAGWRLGGNLQAQGLVNGRWGAPEVSGQASGQGLSLRNALQGVDLGDGALKLRLEGSHAHLDTLRLRGGDGWIEATGQADLGEHPQAELTIAAQHFRAIGRLDRRIVASGQASLKLDKELLALDGQVGIDEGLIDLSRGDGPSLSDDVVIAGAQTTPTSGQDTNGNTPKRTTRLNLALDLGKQLRLKGRGIDTSLQGTLKLSNPQGRLALNGTVRTVRGTYKAYGQNLRIERGEIMFSGPLDDPRLDIYAARPNLDVNVGVAITGTALNPRVRLASDTDMSDTERLSWLVMGRAPDNLGEADTALLQRAALALLAGDGESPTDKVLGAIGLTDFGMRHDTSTTSSGATVQSTIFNVGKQISNRWYVGYERSINAATGNWQLIYRVAQRFTLRAQSGEDNAIDAIWSWRWD
- a CDS encoding S41 family peptidase, with translation MGAKLKMVGLLTMGALAGALTTIQFTAEARNSYGPLPLEEMQQLAAVFGMIKTDYVEPVDEKKLITDAISGMVAGLDPHSQYFDKKSYKEFREGTSGRFVGVGIEIGMEDGLVKIVSPIEGSPAFRAGLKSGDLITKIDDTAVKGLTLDEAIKRMRGEPGTKVLLTIFRKNENRTFPVTITREEIHVQSVKAKMVAPGYGWIRITQFQDRTVDDFARKLEELFKQDPQMKGLVLDLRNDPGGLLESAVAVAAAFLPSNAVVVSTNGQIPESKATFRATPDDYLRRGGSDPLKKLPAALKSVPMVVLVNEGSASASEIVAGALQDQKRATLMGAQTFGKGSVQTVRPLSADTALKITTARYYTPSGRSIQAKGIVPDVWLDETAEGNVFAALRTREADLDKHLTNGPEAQADAAREKAREEARLKLEEQLAKDKNSVKPLPEFGSTDDFQLAQALNQLQGKPVMVSKNMSERKAEANAH